Proteins encoded by one window of Anopheles maculipalpis chromosome 2RL, idAnoMacuDA_375_x, whole genome shotgun sequence:
- the LOC126559915 gene encoding zinc metalloproteinase nas-4 produces MSVLHLLCVLAVGYFAIERSQANVIMYDETVDNSIDGSSDVIDLSHLGPELYGEPDEEVGRLVANFNPETDSRNVEELGSYVEGDILIDRPGGRNGISNTANRWPKGIVPFVISGNFDAKGMSLIEQAINEYHAKTCIRFVPRMGEQNYISFESSNSGCWSSVGMIGGKQAVNLQIPGCTTLAGTVMHEMMHAVGFLHEQNREDRDSWVKINYQNIKPGTNNNFEKAKTGSTNSFGVAYDYGSIMHYSANAFSTNGQPTIEPKEPLNGAKMGQRDGFSWSDMEKLNRMYNCQASGGNAQTILRPPTFGMLPSVVGAMPGPTAPTGQGVGPYYPPSGPAPNYPFYPPNGVPMYPYRPFPGTGYPGPGFGYYPYMEENDSTKKQNSH; encoded by the exons ATGTCCGTGTTAcatttgctgtgtgtgttagCGGTAGGATATTTCGCGATCGAACGATCGCAAGCCAACGTAATCATGTACGATGAAACCGTGGATAACAGTATTGATGGTTCGAGTGACGTGATAGACCTGTCCCATCTCGGCCCGGAGCTGTACGGGGAACCGGACGAAGAGGTGGGCAGACTGGTGGCCAATTTCAATCCAGAAACCGACAGCAGAAATGTGGAGGAACTGGGCTCGTATGTCGAGGGAGATATACTGATCGATCGTCCCGGTGGACGGAACGGTATCTCCAATACGGCTAACCGTTGGCCGAAGGGTATTGTGCCGTTTGTAATTTCGGGAAACTTTG ACGCCAAGGGTATGAGTCTCATCGAGCAGGCCATCAATGAGTACCACGCGAAAACCTGCATCCGGTTTGTGCCACGTATGGGCGAGCAGAATTACATTTCCTTCGAAAGCTCCAACAGTGGCTGCTGGTCTAGTGTGGGCATGATCGGTGGCAAACAGGCAGTCAATCTGCAGATCCCCGGCTGTACTACACTGGCCGGTACCGTCATGCACGAGATGATGCATGCGGTCGGATTTTTACACGAGCAAAACCGTGAAGATCGCGACAGCTGGGTAAAGATCAACTACCAAAACATCAAACCCGGAACGAACAACAACTTCGAGAAAGCTAAGACGGGTTCCACCAACAGCTTCGGTGTGGCGTACGACTATGGCAGCATCATGCATTACTCGGCAAATGCGTTCTCCACGAATGGACAGCCCACAATCGAGCCAAAG GAACCTTTGAATGGTGCTAAAATGGGCCAGCGGGATGGTTTTTCGTGGAGCGATATGGAAAAACTCAACCGGATGTACAATTGCCAAGCAAGCGGTGGAAACGCTCAAACGATTCTTCGACCGCCCACATTTGGAATGTTGCCATCTGTAGTAGGAGCAATGCCAGGGCCAACCGCGCCAACGGGTCAAGGTGTTGGACCGTACTATCCACCATCGGGGCCCGCTCCCAATTATCCATTCTATCCTCCGAATGGAGTTCCAATGTACCCGTACAGACCATTCCCTGGAACAGGCTATCCTGGTCCTGGATTTGGATACTACCCTTACATGGAGGAGAACGActcaacgaaaaaacaaaactcccatTAA
- the LOC126557640 gene encoding uncharacterized protein LOC126557640, producing the protein MANSPSSVPPFFGPTENLSAEERAEQWRREQAEIIRWKYRYTKVDAIKPGETVEAYQIRCLNKRLIHLEREKAQKELKLKIYNAPVHRREAEIVRGCILRMLDDAVRYDRQIEAAKTDMNELMSQIKRANIELDSAIKAVPSDFVYGEALEKSRSELAAIESRLHNARTLEGKLHTDNRKLRCEIENMLGERKLYNQQWQQYVAELNQNRKFLLDMIERATLAFNQGEDLCYRIDSLKAQETRDKRSRVQEMIEVERQIVGTRHINAFLRTKGFQRGVAELDPRLVRKRNLFKTFQGEKIDRYGAIIGNTMEYLHLDAIQDVLLEIEKQQDKYTALFRYMNITNAKIEEANGIARDLEKDSERLHEGEKRKRLSDERNLKQDMQQLLSAQQHSLELNEEVRHQQDALEIKLATVEQALSVVGFDRAKISQLMAATTSTDRSRITEEILMNALSAIERKVLGLVYMSADGTTMEEDAPISTLYGSQQCAECAEGQDVNQHDERIVLPTEHPKLVENVRKRITAPEMQYRLHTLSQCKLPRSRMLVNKRYQ; encoded by the coding sequence ATGGCAAACTCTCCGTCATCTGTCCCTCCCTTTTTTGGGCCAACTGAAAACCTCAGTGCCGAGGAACGGGCCGAGCAATGGCGCCGTGAACAGGCCGAAATTATTCGTTGGAAGTATCGGTATACGAAGGTGGACGCTATCAAACCGGGTGAAACAGTAGAAGCGTACCAGATACGATGCCTCAACAAACGGTTGATTCATTTGGAGCGTGAAAAAGCTCAGAAAGAGCTTAAACTGAAAATTTACAATGCTCCCGTGCATCGTCGTGAAGCCGAAATTGTTCGTGGCTGCATTCTGCGGATGCTTGACGATGCTGTCAGGTATGATCGACAGATTGAAGCCGCTAAGACGGACATGAACGAGCTGATGTCGCAGATAAAGCGTGCTAACATTGAGCTAGACTCAGCAATCAAAGCAGTCCCTTCAGACTTTGTGTACGGGGAGGCGTTGGAAAAATCACGCTCCGAGCTCGCTGCCATCGAAAGCCGACTTCATAATGCACGCACGCTTGAAGGAAAACTGCATACAGACAATCGAAAGCTTCGGTGCGAGATCGAAAACATGCTCGGCGAGCGAAAGCTGTATAATCAGCAGTGGCAGCAATATGTAGCTGAGTTAAACCAGAACAGGAAGTTTCTACTCGATATGATCGAACGGGCAACGTTGGCCTTCAATCAGGGTGAAGACCTGTGCTATCGGATCGATTCACTGAAAGCCCAGGAAACCCGAGACAAGCGATCCCGTGTTCAGGAGATGATTGAAGTGGAGCGACAGATTGTTGGCACACGTCATATAAATGCGTTCCTGCGCACAAAAGGATTCCAGCGAGGTGTTGCAGAACTAGATCCAAGGTTGGTCCGCAAGCGCAATCTGTTCAAAACATTCCAAGGTGAAAAAATCGATCGTTATGGTGCAATCATCGGCAATACGATGGAGTACTTACACCTGGACGCTATTCAGGACGTACTGTTGGAGATAGAAAAACAACAGGACAAGTACACCGCACTGTTCCGGTACATGAACATAACGAATGCCAAAATTGAGGAAGCCAATGGAATCGCACGCGATCTCGAGAAAGATAGCGAGCGGCTGCATGAAggtgaaaaacggaaaagactTTCGGATGAGCGGAACCTGAAACAGGATATGCAACAGCTACTGTCCGCCCAGCAGCACTCGCTAGAACTGAACGAAGAAGTCCGCCATCAGCAGGATGCGTTGGAAATAAAGCTCGCCACTGTTGAGCAAGCTCTGTCGGTGGTAGGATTTGATCGTGCAAAAATATCGCAGCTCATGGCAGCAACTACCAGCACCGATCGCAGCCGTATCACGGAAGAGATCTTGATGAATGCCCTTTCGGCCATTGAACGCAAGGTACTTGGGTTGGTTTACATGAGTGCCGATGGTACGACGATGGAAGAAGATGCACCCATCAGTACCCTGTACGGTAGCCAACAGTGTGCCGAATGTGCCGAGGGCCAGGACGTGAATCAGCACGACGAACGTATCGTACTTCCGACTGAGCATCCGAAACTGGTGGAGAATGTGCGAAAGCGTATCACGGCACCGGAAATGCAATATCGTCTTCACACGCTCAGTCAATGCAAACTGCCCCGTTCGCGGATGTTGGTGAACAAGCGATACCAGTAG